A stretch of Porites lutea chromosome 5, jaPorLute2.1, whole genome shotgun sequence DNA encodes these proteins:
- the LOC140937024 gene encoding cilia- and flagella-associated protein 161-like has protein sequence MSVRTYNPSVLIGNWNEDICLEEDKLKDFLDKKERGELLIQKASNLLQSILKKVSLSVSHDGYLHFGDIVCLYNPSTESTLSANMAESKMHDEKKLVGPCDVSASKSTDPCIRNTFVILGCMPRDKGEVLRYNEPFILSTLPAVGGDLKLKSDRTSFNECAKKSRQQLVTLVDNATFMCHWKILCFNPQDRLETEGMPVPANTKIILNHVKTNQNLAALPEYSFRTPFGRECEVVAKTEVDSHKAETPSNHWVFVTREVKDAATEHELEREQEFKDLLTRQQAAEAEGAPPKEEIPGGSEETQPGGSGQPAQ, from the exons ATGAGCGTAAGAACATACAATCCTTCAGTACTGATTGGTAATTGGAATGAAGATATATGCTTGGAAGAG GACAAACTCAAAGATTTTCTTGACAAGAAAGAAAGAGGAGAGCTACTGATTCAAAAAGCTAGCAACCTGCTACAAAGTATATTGAAAAAG GTCAGTCTATCAGTGTCTCATGATGGCTACCTCCATTTTGGAGACATAGTTTGCTTATACAATCCATCAACAGAATCCACCCTTTCTGCAAATATGGCTGAGAGCAAAATGCATGATGAGAAGAAATTGGTTGGACCCTGTGATGTCTCTGCATCCAAATCAACTGATCCTTGCATTCGAAATACATTTGTGATACTTGGATGTAT GCCTAGGGATAAAGGCGAGGTGTTAAGATATAATGAACCATTCATCCTGAGCACGCTGCCTGCAGTTGGAGGAGAT CTCAAGTTAAAGAGTGACAGAACATCTTTTAACGAATGTGCAAAGAAGTCAAGACAGCAATTAGTGACTCTTGTTGATAATGCGACTTTCATGTGTCATTG GaaaattctttgttttaatCCACAAGATCGCCTAGAGACAGAAGGAATGCCAGTCCCG GCAAACACGAAAATCATACTGAACCACGTCAAAACCAATCAGAATCTTGCAGCCTTGCCGGAGTATTCATTTAG AACGCCGTTTGGACGAGAGTGTGAGGTAGTAGCCAAAACAGAAGTGGACTCGCATAAAGCAGAGACGCCAAGCAATCATTGGGTTTTTGTGACACGAGAGGTCAAAGACGCGGCCACAGAGCACGAGCTGGAGCGGGAACAGGAATTCAAGGATCTACTAACAAGGCAACAAGCCGCTGAAGCTGAAGGAGCCCCTCCTAAAGAGGAGATACCCGGTGGATCTGAAGAGACTCAGCCCGGGGGGAGCGGACAGCCTGCTCAATAG